A window of the Cystobacter fuscus genome harbors these coding sequences:
- the panD gene encoding aspartate 1-decarboxylase: protein MRRILFKSKIHRATVTQADLDYEGSVTIDRNLLRAADILPFEKVAVWNVTQGTRLETYALEGEAGSGVICINGAAAHLNKPGDLVIIATFAEVEEHEARNWKPTVVFVDAANRIVPGVTEEIPGPARRIA from the coding sequence ATGCGCCGAATCCTCTTCAAGTCCAAAATCCACCGCGCGACCGTGACCCAGGCCGATCTGGATTACGAGGGCTCGGTCACGATCGACCGGAATCTCCTGCGCGCCGCCGACATCCTTCCCTTCGAGAAGGTGGCGGTGTGGAACGTGACGCAGGGCACCCGCCTGGAGACGTACGCCCTGGAGGGTGAGGCGGGCAGCGGCGTCATCTGCATCAATGGCGCGGCGGCGCACCTGAACAAGCCGGGGGACCTGGTCATCATCGCCACGTTCGCCGAGGTGGAGGAGCACGAGGCGAGGAACTGGAAGCCGACGGTGGTGTTCGTGGACGCCGCCAACCGCATCGTGCCCGGGGTGACCGAGGAGATTCCGGGCCCGGCGCGGCGCATCGCCTGA
- a CDS encoding EcsC family protein: MAFYDPIADKVKKLTPAELKKLADTKLTDLVQQEIPRARKRVLELEQRYPSAGVRERAQRLIDEKKHVASMTGGIFGVFGLVGLPMDLTVMAWLQLTLLVDVATLYKVNIKGTHALNELLELYGYTTGVGTVRRSGPRVLGSVAEVLLKKGGMQTLGKAMPLVAVPVTAYLNHKHIQMVGDNAVRFYEGFHKAHAKTRAASHK; this comes from the coding sequence ATGGCGTTCTACGATCCCATCGCCGACAAGGTGAAGAAGCTCACCCCCGCGGAGCTGAAGAAGCTGGCGGACACGAAGCTCACGGACCTGGTGCAGCAGGAGATACCGCGCGCGCGCAAGCGGGTGCTGGAGCTGGAGCAGCGCTACCCCTCCGCGGGCGTACGCGAGCGGGCCCAACGGCTCATCGACGAGAAGAAGCACGTGGCGAGCATGACGGGGGGCATCTTCGGCGTCTTCGGGCTCGTGGGGCTGCCCATGGATCTCACGGTGATGGCGTGGTTGCAGCTCACGCTGCTCGTGGACGTGGCCACGCTCTACAAGGTGAACATCAAGGGCACGCACGCGCTCAACGAGCTGTTGGAGCTGTACGGCTACACGACGGGCGTGGGGACGGTGCGGCGCTCGGGGCCACGGGTACTGGGCTCGGTGGCGGAGGTGCTGCTCAAGAAGGGGGGCATGCAGACGCTCGGAAAGGCGATGCCCCTGGTCGCCGTGCCGGTGACGGCGTATCTCAACCACAAGCACATCCAGATGGTGGGCGACAACGCGGTGCGCTTCTACGAGGGCTTCCACAAGGCGCACGCGAAGACGCGCGCCGCCTCGCACAAGTGA
- a CDS encoding GGDEF domain-containing protein, translated as MSERAPQVCPRTGAYLRPHFEELLARAVSDAHLTRLPLTVLWVDVDETQEGNDTHGREAMDGALSALVDEFAAELDGRGPIGRMEGDAFAALLYAVTPDMGERLAERMRHRFAARRFGPEPGGFHLTVSVGVAALRPQEPYGNLLDAAEASCLQAKQAGRDRVVRR; from the coding sequence ATGAGCGAACGCGCCCCCCAGGTATGTCCCCGGACGGGCGCCTACCTGCGGCCCCACTTCGAGGAGCTGCTGGCACGCGCCGTGTCGGACGCGCACCTGACGCGGCTGCCACTCACGGTGCTGTGGGTGGACGTGGATGAGACCCAGGAGGGCAACGACACGCACGGCCGCGAGGCGATGGACGGCGCGTTGAGCGCGCTGGTGGACGAGTTCGCCGCGGAGCTGGACGGGCGCGGGCCCATCGGGCGCATGGAGGGGGACGCCTTCGCGGCATTGCTCTACGCGGTGACCCCGGACATGGGCGAGCGGCTCGCGGAGCGGATGCGCCACCGGTTCGCGGCGAGGCGGTTCGGCCCGGAGCCGGGCGGCTTCCACCTCACGGTGTCGGTGGGCGTCGCGGCGCTGCGACCCCAGGAGCCGTATGGCAACCTGCTGGACGCGGCCGAGGCGTCCTGTCTTCAGGCGAAGCAGGCGGGACGGGACCGGGTGGTGCGGCGCTAG
- a CDS encoding sigma-54-dependent Fis family transcriptional regulator: MGRENEPDTSSGWNPPYREPKALRVQREGIEDLVSPLYPDRAYIFGRSPESTVVFSHEAVSRQHGRLSLREDRRWVYRDLDSKNGSYVGRPDVPGKETRVRFHRLTPSKDRVLEAGDMVLLGNGRSRLTLLAEMPVEGGARPHAAPRTSSATVQLERSIDRCARHPLPVFLRGDSGTGKTFIAREIHRRGGLEGSFVILNCGRLPQDPASLTSELLGHLKGAYTGASLARVGKLYGANGGTLFLDEVEFLPRIAQDFLVDVLEGTGSLAPLGAPADFREPPPRFRLISASKVPLRQTDLRPDLAQRLAAGDFIILPTLEERREDIPHLVATFLHRLKVEQQYDAQLTPEALDFLARANWPGQIRELESTVRTVVAREAAQQSLEGNARAPALISLEAVRSYLEQRALGFGGAPVPLLLPGTGSPPVDTLAPVRKRPSALTAQDIQEALARQGGNKTRTAADLGIALNTLKARMKALGLS; encoded by the coding sequence GTGGGGCGGGAGAACGAGCCGGACACGTCCTCGGGGTGGAATCCGCCCTACCGCGAGCCCAAGGCGCTGCGCGTGCAGCGCGAGGGCATCGAGGACCTGGTGTCCCCGCTGTATCCGGACCGGGCCTACATCTTCGGGCGGTCGCCGGAGTCCACCGTGGTCTTCTCCCACGAGGCGGTGAGCCGGCAGCACGGGCGCCTGTCGCTGCGCGAGGATCGCCGCTGGGTGTACCGGGACCTCGACTCGAAGAATGGCAGTTACGTGGGCCGCCCGGACGTGCCCGGCAAGGAGACCCGGGTGCGCTTCCATCGCCTCACTCCCTCGAAGGATCGGGTGCTCGAGGCGGGGGACATGGTGCTGCTGGGCAACGGCAGGAGCCGCCTCACCCTGCTGGCCGAGATGCCCGTGGAGGGCGGGGCGCGTCCCCACGCCGCGCCGCGCACCTCCTCGGCCACGGTGCAACTCGAGCGCTCCATCGACCGGTGCGCCCGCCACCCGCTGCCGGTGTTCCTCCGGGGCGACTCGGGCACGGGCAAGACGTTCATCGCGCGGGAAATCCACCGCCGCGGCGGCCTGGAGGGCAGCTTCGTCATCCTCAACTGTGGGCGGCTGCCGCAGGATCCCGCCTCGCTCACGAGTGAATTGCTCGGGCACCTCAAGGGCGCGTACACGGGCGCCTCGCTCGCGCGCGTGGGCAAGCTCTACGGCGCCAACGGCGGCACGCTCTTCCTGGACGAGGTGGAGTTCCTGCCGCGCATCGCCCAGGACTTCCTCGTGGACGTGTTGGAGGGCACCGGGAGCCTCGCGCCGCTGGGCGCTCCGGCGGACTTCCGCGAGCCCCCGCCCCGCTTCCGCCTCATCTCCGCTTCCAAGGTGCCCCTGCGGCAGACGGACCTGCGGCCGGACCTGGCGCAGCGGCTCGCCGCGGGCGACTTCATCATCCTGCCCACGCTCGAGGAGCGGCGCGAGGACATCCCCCACCTCGTCGCCACCTTCCTGCACCGGCTCAAGGTCGAGCAGCAGTACGACGCCCAGCTCACCCCCGAGGCGCTCGATTTCCTCGCGCGGGCGAACTGGCCCGGGCAGATCCGCGAGCTGGAGTCCACCGTGCGCACGGTGGTGGCGCGCGAGGCCGCCCAGCAGTCCCTGGAGGGCAACGCGCGCGCTCCGGCCCTCATCTCGCTCGAGGCGGTGCGCTCCTATCTGGAGCAGCGCGCGTTGGGCTTCGGAGGCGCGCCGGTGCCGCTGCTCCTGCCAGGGACGGGCTCTCCCCCGGTGGACACCCTGGCGCCCGTGCGCAAACGACCCAGTGCCCTGACCGCCCAGGACATCCAGGAGGCCCTGGCCCGGCAGGGCGGCAACAAGACCCGGACCGCGGCGGATCTGGGCATCGCGCTCAACACGCTCAAGGCCCGGATGAAGGCGCTGGGGCTCTCGTGA
- a CDS encoding FHA domain-containing protein: MFNITVGFIGENNTQTGILKRREIAIGRDPANDLVLDNGSVSRTHCRLVAIEGATIVLDENSKNGTWLNGKPVDHPSVLKFEDELVIGPYSLRVQSLVGQGIAQDIPGGVVLNPRLGNTPSSTPGQTALIQGLSSLEKRRQELRWLMREPTAHPRVDGLLRAALRDADLEVRLTGALTAARLRAREMLPLLQSSDTPTLLQEVDEPRERRFLEQLWYGVIRYLQERRNPGDTVPGRDPLRPLWQLLAGDLEVTDSASLLLHSLSTPLETGPGPTALPPGVVEEGGLYFLRRSGVPLQWVAPIEHWLGAPPVRRVRSEGFFVARVPMDRPLAKWVGQPQPVRVVSDHEQVWLGSCKEAERLCAQLSEIEGVTLRLPTADEWEMAARGTDGRRYPWGNMPQEDWEECSSPWGVDHLVGDVPEWTFEPDSGTQLLRGGVEARTWVRHPVYEGEEEFAAALRFVIAGG; this comes from the coding sequence GTGTTCAACATCACTGTCGGGTTCATTGGTGAGAACAACACCCAGACGGGGATCCTCAAGCGGCGGGAGATCGCCATCGGGAGGGATCCCGCGAACGATCTCGTCCTCGATAACGGCAGTGTCTCACGCACCCACTGTCGACTGGTTGCCATTGAAGGAGCCACCATCGTGTTGGACGAGAACTCGAAGAACGGAACCTGGCTCAACGGCAAGCCCGTGGACCACCCCTCCGTGCTCAAATTCGAGGACGAACTGGTCATCGGACCCTACTCCCTGCGCGTCCAGTCCCTCGTGGGACAAGGCATCGCCCAGGACATACCCGGGGGGGTCGTTTTGAACCCACGCCTTGGGAACACCCCATCCTCCACGCCGGGACAGACGGCGCTGATCCAAGGGCTGTCGTCCCTGGAGAAGCGGCGGCAGGAGCTGCGCTGGCTCATGCGCGAGCCGACCGCCCACCCGCGGGTGGATGGGCTGTTGCGCGCGGCGCTGAGGGATGCCGACCTGGAGGTGCGTCTGACGGGCGCCCTGACGGCGGCGCGGCTGCGCGCCCGCGAGATGCTGCCCCTGTTGCAGTCCTCGGACACGCCCACGCTGCTGCAGGAGGTGGACGAGCCGCGCGAGCGCCGCTTCCTCGAGCAGCTCTGGTACGGGGTCATCCGCTACCTCCAGGAGCGCCGCAACCCAGGGGACACGGTGCCCGGGAGGGATCCGCTCCGGCCCCTGTGGCAGCTGCTGGCGGGGGATCTCGAGGTGACGGACTCGGCCTCGCTGCTGCTGCACTCGCTGAGCACCCCCCTGGAGACGGGGCCCGGGCCCACCGCCCTGCCCCCGGGCGTGGTGGAGGAAGGCGGCCTGTACTTCCTGCGCCGCTCGGGCGTGCCCCTGCAGTGGGTGGCCCCCATCGAACACTGGCTGGGCGCTCCCCCCGTGCGCCGCGTGCGCTCCGAGGGCTTCTTCGTGGCCCGCGTCCCCATGGATCGCCCTCTGGCCAAGTGGGTGGGTCAGCCACAACCCGTCCGTGTCGTCTCTGACCACGAGCAGGTGTGGCTGGGTTCGTGCAAGGAGGCGGAGCGGCTGTGTGCCCAGCTCTCGGAGATCGAGGGCGTCACGCTGCGCCTGCCCACGGCGGACGAGTGGGAGATGGCGGCGCGCGGCACGGATGGACGGCGCTACCCGTGGGGCAACATGCCCCAGGAGGACTGGGAGGAGTGCTCCTCGCCGTGGGGGGTGGACCACCTGGTGGGGGACGTGCCGGAGTGGACGTTCGAGCCGGACAGCGGCACCCAGTTGCTGCGCGGAGGCGTGGAGGCGCGCACGTGGGTGCGCCATCCCGTCTACGAAGGCGAGGAGGAGTTCGCCGCCGCGCTCCGGTTCGTCATCGCCGGCGGCTGA
- a CDS encoding patatin-like phospholipase family protein, which translates to MSWAWVSNWWRGRTAQPLRPLLEWWSRSPVLLVLQALVVSMVWGAFDALGLSNLFFHDVPRVTFIAGFIAAMLLGQLCFIGYLLDADERWALAPRPGKRGGVPPSLGWYLFRTGTYPLLLGVLSVPCLTRRYFAFLFGELAALGVMVLLTRVTEWLRRWSESDWRRHRLLRRIGATFFRRRSTHLLVLHVMQAWLLLLFGLGYLVVAANVALTGVHNWVSPAVVICVAVGLSGAVYGAVRFFFPSRHMGTFLLAGALVLFGGRGCADDSVYAELSLSQPPAYTGTSPGPPRDTGLLGDEQALQAWLSRMRAEPPPGALWLAPGDTPPVAEEAPGPCAPGPKPRMALVATSGGGIRAAAWTAHVLSKLQGPEGVPGFHRYVRLVTGASGGMVAAGTWVTALRAEGLPGDFSLTSVMQQDSLSSPAISLLLPGGEDRGRSLEHTWVRNTEGLLGRSFEALRPGEASGWLPSLVYSPMLVEDGRRLLVSNLDLSALTWSESSILVADPNGDSREEASRALLSLSGVQLFQLFPHKQSVFAVATAARMSASFPYMSPASALPTAPRVRVVDAGYYDNYGVDLALMWLHAHREWIRACTSGVVLLQIRDHLRNGRLSTLRESGAGAVMGGLTSPIEAVLQARESSMSFRNDELLSLVQDELNAGQPCFFTTQPFEFNQTAPLSWALSAHDVAQLQRAADSATMAYQVAAVREWLTASPEAQARARQLLLCPGQRDVPP; encoded by the coding sequence ATGTCCTGGGCGTGGGTGAGCAACTGGTGGCGGGGCAGGACGGCGCAACCGCTGCGTCCCCTCCTGGAATGGTGGAGCCGCAGCCCCGTACTGCTCGTGCTCCAGGCACTCGTCGTGTCCATGGTGTGGGGGGCCTTCGACGCGCTGGGGCTGTCGAATCTCTTCTTCCATGACGTGCCCCGGGTGACGTTCATCGCGGGCTTCATCGCGGCGATGTTGCTCGGGCAGTTGTGTTTCATCGGCTATCTGTTGGACGCGGACGAGCGGTGGGCCCTGGCGCCCCGGCCGGGCAAGCGCGGCGGGGTGCCGCCTTCGCTCGGCTGGTACCTGTTCCGCACCGGCACCTATCCGCTGCTGTTGGGCGTGCTCAGCGTGCCGTGCCTCACCCGCCGGTACTTCGCCTTCCTCTTCGGTGAGCTGGCCGCGCTGGGCGTCATGGTGCTGCTCACCCGGGTCACCGAGTGGTTGCGGCGCTGGAGCGAGTCGGACTGGCGCCGGCACCGCCTGCTGCGGCGCATCGGGGCGACGTTCTTCCGCCGGCGCTCGACCCACCTGCTGGTGCTGCACGTGATGCAGGCCTGGTTGTTGTTGCTCTTCGGGCTGGGCTACCTGGTCGTGGCCGCGAACGTGGCGCTCACGGGGGTGCACAACTGGGTGTCTCCCGCGGTGGTCATCTGCGTGGCGGTGGGCCTCAGCGGGGCCGTCTATGGCGCGGTCCGCTTCTTCTTCCCCTCGCGTCACATGGGCACCTTCCTGCTCGCGGGAGCCCTGGTGTTGTTCGGCGGGCGCGGGTGCGCGGACGACTCCGTCTATGCCGAGCTGTCCCTGTCCCAGCCTCCCGCGTACACGGGCACGAGCCCGGGTCCTCCCCGGGACACGGGCCTGCTCGGAGACGAGCAGGCGCTCCAGGCGTGGCTGTCGCGGATGCGGGCGGAGCCACCACCCGGGGCCTTGTGGCTCGCTCCCGGGGACACGCCGCCCGTCGCCGAGGAGGCGCCGGGCCCCTGCGCGCCGGGTCCCAAGCCCCGCATGGCGCTGGTGGCGACGAGCGGCGGTGGCATCCGCGCGGCGGCCTGGACGGCGCACGTGCTCTCCAAGCTCCAGGGGCCCGAGGGGGTGCCGGGTTTCCACCGCTATGTGCGTCTGGTCACCGGCGCCTCGGGAGGCATGGTGGCGGCGGGCACCTGGGTGACGGCGCTGCGGGCCGAGGGCCTGCCCGGGGACTTCTCCCTGACGTCCGTGATGCAGCAGGACAGCCTCTCCTCCCCGGCCATCTCGCTGCTGCTGCCCGGAGGCGAGGACCGGGGACGCTCGCTGGAGCACACCTGGGTGCGCAACACGGAGGGCCTGCTGGGGCGCTCCTTCGAGGCGCTGCGTCCGGGCGAGGCCTCCGGGTGGCTGCCCTCGCTCGTGTATTCACCCATGCTGGTGGAGGACGGGCGGCGGCTGCTGGTGAGCAACCTGGACCTGTCTGCGCTCACCTGGTCCGAGTCGAGCATCCTGGTGGCGGACCCGAATGGAGACTCGCGCGAGGAGGCCTCCCGGGCCCTGCTCTCGCTGTCGGGCGTGCAGCTCTTCCAGCTCTTCCCCCACAAGCAATCCGTCTTCGCGGTGGCCACGGCGGCGCGCATGAGCGCCTCGTTTCCCTACATGAGCCCGGCGAGCGCGCTGCCCACCGCGCCGCGCGTGCGGGTGGTGGACGCCGGCTACTACGACAACTACGGGGTGGATCTGGCGCTCATGTGGTTGCACGCGCATCGCGAGTGGATCCGCGCGTGCACCTCGGGCGTGGTGCTGCTGCAGATTCGCGATCACCTGCGCAACGGCCGGCTCTCGACGCTGCGCGAGAGCGGGGCGGGCGCGGTGATGGGAGGGCTCACGTCCCCCATCGAGGCGGTGCTCCAGGCGCGCGAGTCGAGCATGTCGTTTCGCAACGACGAGCTGCTGAGCCTCGTCCAGGACGAGCTGAACGCCGGACAGCCGTGCTTCTTCACCACCCAGCCCTTCGAGTTCAATCAGACGGCGCCCTTGAGCTGGGCGCTGTCGGCGCACGATGTGGCGCAGCTACAGCGCGCCGCGGACAGCGCCACGATGGCCTACCAGGTGGCCGCGGTGCGCGAGTGGCTCACCGCGAGCCCCGAGGCCCAGGCGCGTGCCCGGCAGCTTCTGCTCTGCCCGGGCCAACGCGACGTGCCGCCGTGA
- the trxA gene encoding thioredoxin: MATLEITKDNFKETVSKPGIVMLDWWASWCGPCRAFAPIYDKTAEKHEDIIFGKIDTDAQPELSGSFQIRSIPTLMVFRDGVLLFEQPGALPAAALEDLIRQVRALDMDEVHRQIEASKKAKAPQA; encoded by the coding sequence ATGGCCACGCTCGAAATCACCAAGGACAATTTCAAGGAAACGGTCTCCAAGCCGGGCATCGTCATGCTCGACTGGTGGGCCTCGTGGTGCGGTCCCTGCCGCGCCTTCGCGCCCATCTACGACAAGACCGCCGAGAAGCATGAGGACATCATCTTCGGGAAGATCGACACGGACGCGCAGCCGGAGCTCTCCGGCAGCTTCCAGATCCGCTCCATCCCCACGCTGATGGTGTTCCGGGATGGGGTGTTGCTCTTCGAGCAGCCCGGTGCCCTGCCCGCGGCGGCCCTGGAGGATCTCATCCGGCAGGTGCGCGCGCTCGACATGGACGAGGTGCACCGGCAGATCGAGGCGAGCAAGAAGGCCAAGGCGCCGCAAGCCTGA
- a CDS encoding FKBP-type peptidyl-prolyl cis-trans isomerase, with amino-acid sequence MSLQVEDTKVGTGTEAVAGKTVTVHYVGTLTNGSKFDSSRDRKEGFTFRLGAGQVIKGWDQGVAGMKIGGVRKLTIPPDLGYGARGFPPVIPPNSTLLFEVELLDVR; translated from the coding sequence ATGAGCTTGCAGGTAGAGGACACGAAGGTCGGCACGGGTACCGAGGCCGTGGCGGGCAAGACGGTGACGGTGCATTACGTGGGGACGCTCACCAATGGCTCGAAGTTCGACAGCAGCCGGGACCGCAAGGAAGGTTTCACCTTCCGTCTGGGCGCGGGTCAGGTCATCAAGGGGTGGGACCAGGGGGTGGCGGGCATGAAGATCGGAGGGGTGCGCAAGCTCACCATCCCGCCGGACCTGGGCTACGGCGCCCGGGGCTTCCCGCCCGTCATTCCCCCCAACTCCACGTTGCTTTTCGAGGTGGAATTGCTGGACGTCCGTTAG
- a CDS encoding outer membrane protein, whose translation MNTKILAGLVTAVLTSGAAMAQEVETDVNQGHEQGAPENMGIGGAGDVNQQQGFGGSGQVLTPPAVQPSAPNSQIIQGQGGVTLYCTPLQQGTGGAGVPMHDPHAGLLPGEQPSSLQRDYDVHDSEAIGGSGYDVKEAEALRALDEKPKKEANMRGLTVMVGGGVEGYTGGLAPEVRPGAAVGVTAAIKPSKVFGLELAYSGAANDLRDNAGSGPDIIRNGGQAALTFGLAATPVQPYVLGGFGLNRYNVRNSGDTGFRDDTNANVPVGAGLRTHIGDFTADARINYNFLLNNDFSPGVEADTWTGRYTGTINLGGTF comes from the coding sequence ATGAACACGAAGATTTTGGCGGGTCTTGTGACGGCGGTGCTCACGAGCGGCGCCGCGATGGCCCAGGAGGTCGAGACGGATGTGAACCAGGGGCATGAGCAGGGAGCCCCGGAGAACATGGGCATCGGCGGCGCCGGAGATGTGAACCAACAGCAGGGGTTCGGGGGCTCGGGTCAGGTGCTGACGCCTCCCGCGGTGCAACCCTCGGCTCCGAACTCGCAAATCATCCAGGGTCAGGGGGGCGTGACGCTCTACTGCACGCCGTTGCAGCAGGGCACGGGTGGCGCGGGAGTGCCGATGCATGATCCGCACGCGGGTCTGCTCCCCGGAGAGCAGCCCTCGTCGCTGCAGCGCGACTACGACGTGCATGACTCCGAGGCCATTGGCGGCTCAGGCTACGACGTGAAGGAGGCCGAGGCGCTGAGGGCGCTGGACGAGAAGCCCAAGAAGGAAGCGAACATGCGCGGCCTGACGGTGATGGTCGGCGGCGGTGTGGAAGGCTACACGGGCGGACTGGCTCCCGAGGTGCGGCCCGGCGCGGCGGTGGGGGTGACGGCGGCCATCAAGCCCAGCAAGGTGTTTGGCTTGGAGCTGGCCTACTCCGGCGCGGCGAACGACCTGCGGGACAACGCGGGCAGTGGCCCGGACATCATCCGCAACGGCGGCCAGGCGGCCCTGACCTTCGGCCTCGCGGCGACGCCCGTGCAGCCCTACGTGCTCGGCGGCTTCGGTCTCAACCGCTACAACGTCCGCAATAGCGGGGACACCGGCTTCCGCGACGACACCAACGCCAACGTCCCGGTGGGCGCGGGTCTGCGCACGCACATCGGTGATTTCACCGCCGACGCGCGCATCAACTACAACTTCCTGCTCAACAACGACTTCTCCCCGGGCGTGGAGGCCGACACCTGGACGGGCCGCTACACCGGCACCATCAACCTGGGTGGCACGTTCTAG
- the nadE gene encoding NAD(+) synthase, producing the protein MRLVKIGLASVNVTVGAFARNVDAALELARQMAADDVTVGVFQESLVGGYPPEDLVQWQGFVDNQWPQLERFARETASLPSVFLIGVAVAHQGLRYNCAAIVAGGKVVGLVPKEKLPTYSIFYEGRTFARGVPGMHEQFRGIPLGDYLFHFDFGIISPEVCEDIWSPEGPIRRRTYSGGELVVNLSASPFRLGHVDTRREQLATRAADFQCTIAYSNALGSNDGLIFDGGGFINQNGKPVAEEPRFRQGFASAVVDLDRTLRLRTENTTWRSDRETWLREGGKLVPTIDCTQVVTTRREKLRYPVPAHRSFFLPGPDTRRSGREALCEDILDALSLGVGDYFEKTRAFKVLGIALSGGRDSLLTLLVAHRYARRVRPDNPGSLIRAFYMPSRYSSDATRDAAETIARELGVPFEVVPIEEAFDRELQVTRTMLGGAQPTALTEQNIQARLRAQRMWNWSNSSGGLFLQTGNMSERAVGYTTVGGDLMGALAVIANVPKTVVMYLLDYLLEQTNYEGIRKVLSKPAGPELAHNQVGEEELMPFPILDACFYLFAGEKLVPAEMLHALEAMFPEVEAERLRGYVEKFIRLFLQSIYKWVQAPLSLHIGNLDLDRERALQLPVVTSSDWTRG; encoded by the coding sequence ATGCGGCTCGTGAAGATTGGGCTCGCCAGCGTCAACGTCACCGTGGGTGCCTTCGCCCGCAACGTGGACGCGGCGCTGGAGCTGGCACGCCAGATGGCGGCCGACGACGTCACCGTGGGCGTCTTCCAGGAATCGCTCGTCGGCGGCTATCCCCCCGAGGACCTGGTGCAGTGGCAGGGGTTCGTCGACAACCAGTGGCCCCAGCTCGAGCGCTTCGCCCGGGAGACGGCCTCGCTGCCGAGCGTGTTCCTCATCGGTGTGGCGGTGGCGCACCAGGGCCTGCGCTACAACTGCGCCGCCATCGTGGCGGGCGGCAAGGTGGTGGGTCTCGTCCCCAAGGAGAAGCTGCCCACCTACAGCATCTTCTACGAGGGCCGCACCTTCGCCCGCGGCGTGCCCGGCATGCACGAGCAGTTCCGGGGCATTCCGCTCGGCGACTACCTCTTCCACTTCGACTTCGGCATCATCTCCCCCGAGGTGTGCGAGGACATCTGGAGCCCCGAGGGGCCCATCCGTCGGCGCACCTATTCGGGAGGCGAGCTGGTGGTGAACCTGTCCGCCTCGCCCTTCCGGCTGGGCCACGTGGACACCCGGCGCGAGCAGCTCGCCACGCGCGCCGCGGACTTCCAGTGCACCATCGCCTACTCCAACGCGCTGGGTAGCAACGACGGCCTCATCTTCGATGGGGGCGGCTTCATCAACCAGAACGGCAAGCCCGTGGCCGAGGAGCCCCGCTTCCGCCAGGGCTTCGCCTCGGCGGTGGTGGATCTGGATCGCACGCTGCGCCTGCGCACGGAGAACACCACCTGGCGCAGTGACCGGGAGACGTGGCTGCGCGAGGGCGGCAAGCTGGTGCCCACCATCGACTGCACGCAGGTCGTCACCACCCGGCGCGAGAAGCTGCGCTACCCCGTGCCCGCCCACCGCAGCTTCTTCCTGCCCGGGCCCGATACCCGCCGCTCCGGACGCGAGGCGCTGTGCGAGGACATCCTCGATGCGCTGTCGCTCGGCGTGGGCGACTACTTCGAGAAGACGCGGGCCTTCAAGGTGCTCGGCATCGCCCTGTCCGGCGGGCGCGACTCGCTGCTCACCCTGCTCGTCGCCCACCGTTATGCCAGGCGCGTGCGGCCCGACAACCCGGGCAGCCTCATCCGCGCCTTCTACATGCCCAGCCGCTACTCGAGCGACGCCACGCGCGACGCGGCGGAGACGATCGCCCGCGAGCTGGGCGTGCCCTTCGAGGTCGTCCCCATCGAGGAGGCGTTCGACCGGGAGCTGCAAGTCACCCGCACGATGCTCGGCGGCGCCCAGCCCACGGCCCTCACCGAGCAGAACATCCAGGCGCGCCTGCGCGCCCAGCGCATGTGGAACTGGTCCAACTCCAGCGGGGGCCTGTTCCTGCAGACGGGCAACATGAGCGAGCGCGCGGTGGGCTACACCACCGTGGGCGGCGATCTCATGGGAGCGCTCGCCGTCATCGCCAACGTGCCCAAGACGGTCGTCATGTACCTGCTGGACTACCTCTTGGAGCAGACGAACTACGAGGGCATCCGCAAGGTGTTGTCCAAGCCGGCCGGACCGGAGCTGGCGCACAACCAGGTGGGCGAGGAGGAGCTGATGCCCTTTCCCATCCTCGATGCGTGCTTCTACCTGTTCGCCGGAGAGAAGCTGGTGCCCGCCGAGATGCTCCATGCGCTCGAGGCGATGTTCCCCGAGGTCGAGGCGGAGCGGCTGCGCGGCTACGTGGAGAAGTTCATCCGGCTCTTCCTCCAGTCCATCTACAAGTGGGTGCAGGCCCCGCTGTCGCTGCACATCGGCAACCTGGACCTGGATCGCGAGCGCGCCCTGCAACTGCCCGTCGTGACGAGCAGTGATTGGACGCGTGGCTGA